The sequence below is a genomic window from Actinokineospora baliensis.
GTCGGGATCCCGCGCCACTACATCCTCCTCGCAACCCCAGCCATCGCCGCCACAACGTTAGATCACCGACCACCCGACTCGCGCACGGGCCACGCCGTTAGGCTGTCAACGCTACCCGGGGCCGTAGCCCAATTGGCAGAGGCACACGGTTTAGGTCCGTGCCAGTGAGAGTTCGAGTCTCTCCGGCCCCACGCACAGCCAGCCCATGTCCACGACCTCGTGGACGTGGGCTGGCTCGGTAACGCGGATGTCTGGTGAGGTCCTCCCGGGCACTCGACCGGCAGCGTCGATGGTTACCTATCTGTTATCTGGCCAGGCGGGCGGTGGGTAGGGTCCGGTTGTGCGGCTGGTCAGGCCACGTCTGGGTCAACCAGCTCCTGCCGGGTCATCACGATCGGCGTCGGCTTCCCGAGCTTGCTCGCGGGGTCCGCGCGTGGCAGAGCGCGAACGGGGACGAGGTTGACTCGCACGCCCCCGATCTCCAGGTGCCGGGGCCACTCGGCGGCGCTGCCGTCTGACGGGAGTTCCACAGGGCGTCCCGACAGGTTGATGATGACAAGGTGGGCGGAAGTCACGTTGTGGTCGTGAGCGTAGTGGATTGTCTGATTGAGACCAGCGGCGATGTTTCGCTTCGGGTGGCTGGTCCCATCGAAAATTTTGACCTCGCACACCAGCGGTTCGTCGCCGTCGAGGTCCACGAGGACATCGGACAGACCGGAAGGGGACTTGGCTTGAGAGAACGGCATGTTGACACCCTCATTGAAGAGCGTCAAACGGAGGTGGCGGTCGTAGATCTCCTCGCCCTGTCGAGTATTGGCACGGTACTGCTCGTATAGGGAATCTCGCTCAAACCACTCGACCCGCCGAACGTAACGTTCAAGCATGTAGAGCAGGTTGCTGTCGGCCGCAAGGCGATCGCCCATGAAGTTGAACAGTGGCTCCAGGAGCCTCTCGGTCGTTTGCCTTGGTGCATCCGACATGCTTGAGGAGAAGCACATGAGGATCATGTGCCAGTCGTTGTCTCCGATGTTCTCGTCGTCGGCGAGGTGGTTCATCAAACGCCAGATGAGGGCTGCTTGGGCGTCCTCTGTCTGAACCGGCCACGTTGGGTTGCGGTGGGTGAGGTTCTTGTACCAGGCGTCGAAATCGATTTCGGCTATGGTGGGACGTACTTCGGTCAGGATTGCGACGAGAGCCTGCTGTTTGCTCAGCCACGCGGTAGTCATGTCCAACGCGCGGCCGAAGTCCCTATAGTGCGCGGCCAGCAACCGTCGCAGCCGCTCGCGCAGTGCGACCTGAAGGTCCTGTCGGTACCTCATCGCGACAACCTCCCCCAGGAATTGCTGATCATCTTCTCGATGTCTTCTCCTGCGGTCCGCGCGCCTCCATGGTCGTCGACCAGGCTGATCGGCGAGCGGCACACAATGCACAGGATGACGCATTGTGCTACGACTTCTGAATAGCGAAGCCAAAGCCATGCGCCGCACGATGGGCAGTCGGCATCGACATCGGTGCGCAGCAGTTGGCTGCTTAGTGACTCCAAGGTGATCCCTGCTATGCGGTGGTAGGCCGACCCAGGTGTCGGCGGAGCCCGCCAACCGTGACGCCGCACGCTTGAACTGTCTATGTCAATCTTGGAATGTTGTATTCCGGTGCCAGAATATCTGCTGGTCAAAGTCGTGCGGCAAGGCGGATGCGCTCAAGGGTCGCGCCTGGTTGCCAACGGACCAAGAGCACTCGACGCGCAGCTTGGTGGCGCGAGCACCGACAACCTACTTCTCGAAGAAGGACTCCGCCTGAGCGAGCACGTCTTCCACGCGCGACTCGTTCGTGAGCTTGACCTTGAGCTCCTTGTCCCCGTCCTTGAGCTCCAGGTCGAACACGACGGCTTTGCGCCGGGTGGTCAGGTAGGTGAACACCGATCGGATCAGGACTCCCGCGCCGCCGCCGCCGAGGAGGAGGGTGAGGGCTTCGATGACCCCGCCCATTTCGCCGGGGGCGACGGGGGCGTTGCGGACCTGTACGCGGCCGCGCAGGTCGTCCTCGTCGCGCAGCCAGGTGGCGAGGTCGCGGAGGTCGTCGTCGGTGCCGGTGAGGGCTGCTTGGGTCACCGGTCCAGTGTACGGAGGTTGATCACTCCGAGAGGCCGCGGATGTGGGCGATGAGTTCGATCGTGTCCATGCCGCACAGCTCGGCGAGGCGGTCGAGGGCGGCGACGTCGAGGTGGACCTCGTCGTGTTCGGCCAGCAGTTCCGCGGCCCAGCGGCGCAGCGGCATCAGCTGGGGGCGTTCGTCGGCGGCCGCGGCGTGCAGGTCGACCCGGACGCGGCCGAGGGGGGTGTCGGCGAAGACCCGGTCGTGGACGCGGGCCATGAGGTCGTGCGGCAGCGCGTCGAGCGCCACGCAGATCTCCACGAACCGCACGACCGAGCACTGCCGGGTACCGAGCTCGTAGGTGGCCAGGGTCTGCAGCGAGATCTCGCTCTGCAGCCTGCCGTTGAGGTCTTTGCGCGTCCAGCCGCGCTGCTTGCGCAGCCTGCGGATCTCGTCACCGAGAACCCGCTGGTAGGTAGCCGCATCGATGCGCAACGTCCGCCCCTCCTGAAGACCGGCGCCCGATCCGACCCGGCGCCTCCACCACAGGAAGCGATCAACCGGCGCACCCTGACGCGGGTTCGGCGAAGTTGCTCCGATCGGGTGAGGGCGAAATCCTCAGTTCACACACGGAGGTCCGGCCTGGACCGCGGTCCTGGCACCCAGGTCGAGCAACGGCGCGCCCGCGAGCGGCTCCCCGGTACTGGTCCCGGTGGTCGTGAAGTCCTTGCCGAGGATGACCGTCACCTTCCCCTTGCCGAGGTTGGTGTCGGGCTCCGCGCCCACCTTGCCGCCGAGCGCGTCGACCACGGAGGTGCCGTTGTCGTCCTCGCCCTTGGCGTAGCGGACCACGGTTTTGGCGCGGGAGGCGGCGTTGCCGGTCTCGCCGGTCGTGAAGCCCTGGTTCTGCAGGGTGTCGGCGACCTCGGCGGCCAGGCCGGTGCGGCCGGACCCGTTGAGCACGGTCACCGTGGGCTTGTCCGGCGCCGTGGTCGGGGCCTGGTCGCCGCTGGTGCTCGGCGGCGCGGCGCCGCCGGTGAGCAGGCCGGTGACGAACTTCTTGACGTCGGTCGGGTCGACCTGCACGGCCTTGCCGTCGCCGGGGGTGTCCAGGTCGATGGTGCCGTGCGGGATGGTCTCGAAGTCGACGTCGCCGCCGGTCACGGTGATCATCTGCTGGGCGAACCGCATGATGTCCCAGTTCTTGTCCAGCACCACCGACTTGGCGATCGCGGCCTTGAGCGCGTCGAGCACCTGCGAGCCGGGGGCGAGCACGTCGCCGGAGACCATCTTCTTGGCCATCGCGCCCATGAACACCTGCTGGCGGGTGATCCGGTCGATGTCGCCGTTGGGCAGGCCGTGCCGCTGCCGGACGAACTGCAGCGCCTGCACGCCCTGCAGGGTCTGCACCCCGGCCGGGAAGTTCGCCCCGGACAGCGTGTCCTTGGTGGCCTTGTTCAGGCACACCTCGACGCCGCCGATGGCGTTGGTGATGTCGTAGAAGCCGAGCAGGTTGACCTCGGCGTAGTGGTCGATGGTGGCGCCGGTGAGCTTGGTCAGGGTGGCGATCAGGCTCTTGGCGCCAGCCTCGTTGGAGCGGCGCTCGAGTTCCTTCTGGTCGGTCACGCCCTGCTTCTGCAGGTCGGCGCGGGCGGCGAGCTTGCCCCTGCCGTAGGCGGAGTTGACCTTGTGCTTGCCGAAGCCGGGGATGTCGACGTAGGAGTCGCGCGGGATCGAGACGCCGACCGCCTTGCCGCCGTCGTTCGGGATCCTGATCATGATCAGCGTGTCGGTGTTGATCTCGCCCTCGGACTTGCCGCCGTTGAGCATCGCCAGCTGCTCCTTCGACAGCGGGTTGCCCTGGGCGTCGGTGCGGCTGTCCATGCCGACCATCAGGATGTCGACCGCGCCGTCGGCGGGCTTCTCGCCGGTGTCCTCCACGACGTTGGCCTTGGTCAGGTCGTCGGAGAACGAGTCGGTGACCCGCCAGTAGTAGCCGGTCGCCAGCAGCACGACGGCCGACAGCAGCGCGACCAGCGTCCGGCCCGCGACCATGCCAGAGCGGGGGCCGCGGGCGCGGGTCGTGGTGGTGCGGCTGGTCTTGGGGCGGATCCGCTCGGTCGCCGCGACCCCGGACACCTTCCGCCTCGGTTCCGAGCTGGTACCGGGCGCCTGCCGCTCCGGTCGGCGCCCGGGTTCCCGGGTCCCGACCGATCCCTCCGCGCGGGACGGCCGCTGGCCGCGGTCGGCCTCGGGGCGGGGTCGGCGCACGGGGGCCTCACCCCTGGACCGCTCGCGCGGTGCGTCCTGGCGCGGCCGCTCCGGCCTCGCCCTGGGGGCCTCGCGGTCGCCGCGTTGGGCGCGGGCGGGTGGCGGGTTTCGGTCACCGTCGGAGCGTTGGCCGCCGGGTGGCGGTACGCGCCTGCCCTGGGCCGGGGAGCGCGGCGGCACAGGTCGGCCACCAGATCCCGCACGATCTCCTGGCCTCGGTGGCCGGTACTCCACGCCCCGCTCCTCCCTGTCGGCTGCTGCCGCTGGCCTCTGGGCGCGCTCGACCGCAGCTACGCCTTAAGACGTGCGCGAGGTGCCCCGGGTTGTCCCGTAGCGTGGCACATCCGCCGGGCCCGGTCGGAACGGCACGCTTCGCACCGCGCCCGGTGCGCCCCGATCGGGTCACGCCCGCGCGCGTGACCTGCGGGTGGACCAGGTGACGAGCCGGGTGCCCGCCACGAACACGGCGATGGCCATCGTGGCCCCGTAGAGCCCGACCGCGGGGCCGGTGGCCGAACCGAGCGGTGGCAGGCAGGCCACCGCGGTCACCAGCCACGGCCACAGCGTGCCCGCGGTGCCGATGCGCACCGCGTGCAGCAGGTACCAGCCCAGGAGCAGGTGGATCACGCTGGCCATCGGGTCGACCGGCAGCCCGAGCAGCACCGGGCCGTGGTGGGTGCCGGTGAGGCCGCTCACCGCGAACCCGACGATGCCCAGCGCCCCGTACCCGGTGCCCAGCGCCGCGGCGACCGGGTCCCAGCGGCTCACCGGCCGATCACCCGGTCGTATGACGCCGGGGCCGCCCCGGCCGCGCCGCTCGAACAGCAGGAACGCCAGCACAGCGGGCACGGCGAGCAGCACGAGGGCCATCAGGGTGCGCGGTCGCGCCACCCAGTCGAGGACGGCGCCGGGCCACTCGGTCGTGGAGGCCGCGCCGATGATCCCGGCCAGCAGCAACATCGCGCACAGGTACACCAAGTAGATCGTCATCGGCGCGTGGCGCACCTGGTGAACGGCCCTGGCCACGGCGCCGTGCGCGATCGTCCGGACCCGTGCCCGGCCGGGTGCCACCACCACGCACACCTGGACCAGGCCGATCAGCAGCACCCCCAAGGCGGACGGCACGAAACTGGCTGTGCCCGCCGGTTCGGCGATCAATCCCTTTGTGTGCCCGCCGATGGTCGTCAACACCACTAGGCACAGCAGTGCACCCGCGGCCACCGCGGGCAGGGCTCGACGCGGTAGGTGGTCGAAGGACCCGTCGGCGTAGTGCATGACGAGCTGCCCGAACAAGGCAGCCAGCACGATCCCGCCCGCGTACGCCGCAACCGTGCCAGTGCCGAACAAGCCCAACGCGACGACCACCAACGCCTGCGTGACCGGTGTGCCTATAGGTGCCTTGCGGTGTAGCCAGTACATCGCCGGTGTCGCCCCGACCACCAGCAGGTACAGCCCAAGGAGCCACAGCGGCTGGGCGATGAGCCGGGTGAAGGCGTCAACAGAGGCATCTGAGGCGTTGAGCAGGTCCAGCGACAGCGGGACGATCAGCCACGCGGTGACGAACGCCAGCACCGGTCGGATCAGCCAGCACACCCGGGCCGCCAGGTAGCCGCCGTAGCCGGACCCCTCGGCGAGCGCGGCCCGCCACGCCAGCAGGTTCGAGTCGCCGCCGGCGAAGAAGAACAGCGGCACCAGTTGCAGTACCCAGGTCATCGGCCACAGCACGCCCGGCCGCAGGCCCAGCAGCGGTGCGAACGCCAGTACCGACTCTGCCAGCACAACGCCTGCCAGGCTCACCACCCGCAGCAACCCCAGGTACCCGGCCCGGTCCCGCGCCCGCTCACCCACCGGAACCACACCGCGCGGTACCCCGGTTCGGCGTCGGGCGAACGCCGGGACCCGCACTGCCAGCAGCAGCACGACCACGAGTAGGGCCACGACCCAGGTGCCGATCGGTTCCGCGCGCGGCGGCCCCCACCGCTGGTGCCACGAGTTGGCGACGAGCCCTGCCGCGTACAGCGAAGCCACCAGTTGGCAGGTGCCCGCCGATCCGCGCGGGTTGATCTCGCACTGGGCGTGCATGTCGTGCGCTAGGCGGTCGTCGAGCGCCCGCCTCGGCTGTTGGCCCAATGGCGTGCCCTTGGCCGAGGCGTAGCGGAGTAGGTCGTAGCCGAGGTCGTGCGCCTTGCAGCCCGCGGAGAAGTCCCAACGCGAGTTGTCCTCACCCCACGGTGCGGAGCAGCCGCCGTCCACGTGCACCGCGCGCCGGGTTCCGTCGGGGGCGGTCAACCGCCCGGGGACGACCCCGGTCACGCGGGTGAAGTCGGCGGGCAGCAACGCGATCGGGTCGCGACCGGACTCCGGGTCGAGCAAGGCGTCGATGGCCGCCGCGGCTTTGGCGATGTCGCCGGTCGGCGGGGTGGTCGGCTCACTCGGCGACCGGGAGGCGATCACCCCGTACCCGGCGGCGACGAGGACGACGAGGACGAGCCAGCCGACCCGGCCGCGCAGCCTGCGAAGCGGCGGATCCGCCTCCGGCGGTGCCTCGACGGTCGCGGTCACGAGCGCTGGTCTCCCACCTGGGGGAGGCTACCGCCGGACCGCGGGCCGGGAGGGCGGAAATGCGCTAGGGGAGGTGAACCGGGGCCGTGGCACGGCGCACCCCCAGGACGCCGCGCCACGTTGGTCCCCCCGCGGACCCCCGGTCCCCCGACTCCACACGCTACGGCCTGCCCTGGCATCCTGCCTGTACCGCGCACTGTTGCCGCCCTGACCGGCAACAGGCCCGTCGACCAGCGCCAATGGCGGTAGCTGATGCACTACGATGGGCAACCGGCAAGTCTTTGCCCACTCGGCGGCAACTCCGGCGACAGACCTGCCAGGATCGCCACCGGTGCACTTGGCCGGTGCGGTGGTACAGCGGCTCCGGCCGGGTTGCTCAGCAGCTCGCTACAGCACAGTAGACAGCGGCGGTAGGCGAAGGGGGCAGAATGGTCGAGCCGCCCGGCGCGTTCGGTGAGGTGCTCCGCTCCCACCGGACCCGGGTGGGGCTCACCCAGCAGCAGCTCGCCGAGCGCTCTGGCGTGAGCGTGCGGGCCCTGCGCTACATCGAGCGCGGCGAGGTGGGTATGCCGCGCGCGGACTCGTTGCGCAGGCTCGCCGACGCGCTCGGTGTCACGCCGGAGGCCCTGACCGACGGTGTCAGCGCCCGGGCACGGCAGTCCCGGCCCGCGCGGCAGGTGCAGTTGTCGCTCGGCGTCCTGGGTTCGTTCACCGTGTCGCAGGGGGAGCGGGAGATCACCGTCGGCGCGCTCAAGCAGCGTTGCCTGCTTGCCCTGCTCGCGCTGCACCCGAACCGGCCGGTCAGCCGCGAGGAGATCGTCGACGTCCTGTGGGGCGACGACCCGCCGGAGAGCTGCCTCGGGCTGATCCACACCTACGTGTCCCGCCTGCGCCGCGCCCTGGTCGCGGCCGGGAAGCGCAACAGCGGCGTGATCACCGCGACCCCGGCGGGCTACCGGATCACCGTGCGCCCCGAGCAGCTCGACATCCTGCGCTTCGAGGACCTCGTGCGCCGGGCCCGGCTGGTGCGCGGCAGCGACCCGGACGAGGCGGCGGACCTGCTCGACGAGGCGCTGGCCTGTTGGCGCGGCCCGGCCTTGGCCGATCTGCCTGCCCGGCTGCGCAAGCACCCGGCGGCCGTGGCGCTCGCGGCTCGCCGCAGGGAGGTCGCGCTGACCCACGCCGATGTCGCCTTGGCACTGGGCAGGCACGCCAGGGTGGTCGCGGGCATCCGGTCGTTGGCACATGAAGAGCCGCTGCACGAGGGCCTGCACGCCCGACTCATGTTGGGGCTCGCCGGTACTGGTGAGCAGGCGGAGGCGTTGCGCGTGTTCGCCGACATCCGCACCCGCTTGGACGACGAGCTTGGTGTGGAGCCGGGGCTGGAGATCCAGGACGCGCACCTGCGGGTGCTGCGCGACCGGCCACCGCCGCCGACCCTGCCCGAGCCAGCCGCCCAGCGCCCTCCCGCGCAACTGCCCGCCGAGACCCCCGGGTTCGTCGGCCGGTCCCAGCCGCTTGCCGACCTCGACGACCTGCTCGACCACGTCGAAGGCAGCCCTGGCGTGGCGATCGTCGCGCTCTCGGGCACCGCTGGCGTGGGCAAGACGGCGTTGGCGCTGCGGTGGGCCCATCGAGCGCGGGATCGGTTCCCGGACGGTCAGCTGAGCGTCAACCTGCACGGCTACGCCTCTGGTACCCCGTTGACCACGCAGGAGGTCCTGGTCCGGTTCCTGCACGCACTCGGGGTGGCTCCTGAG
It includes:
- a CDS encoding helix-turn-helix domain-containing protein — encoded protein: MRIDAATYQRVLGDEIRRLRKQRGWTRKDLNGRLQSEISLQTLATYELGTRQCSVVRFVEICVALDALPHDLMARVHDRVFADTPLGRVRVDLHAAAADERPQLMPLRRWAAELLAEHDEVHLDVAALDRLAELCGMDTIELIAHIRGLSE
- a CDS encoding phospholipase A2 yields the protein MTATVEAPPEADPPLRRLRGRVGWLVLVVLVAAGYGVIASRSPSEPTTPPTGDIAKAAAAIDALLDPESGRDPIALLPADFTRVTGVVPGRLTAPDGTRRAVHVDGGCSAPWGEDNSRWDFSAGCKAHDLGYDLLRYASAKGTPLGQQPRRALDDRLAHDMHAQCEINPRGSAGTCQLVASLYAAGLVANSWHQRWGPPRAEPIGTWVVALLVVVLLLAVRVPAFARRRTGVPRGVVPVGERARDRAGYLGLLRVVSLAGVVLAESVLAFAPLLGLRPGVLWPMTWVLQLVPLFFFAGGDSNLLAWRAALAEGSGYGGYLAARVCWLIRPVLAFVTAWLIVPLSLDLLNASDASVDAFTRLIAQPLWLLGLYLLVVGATPAMYWLHRKAPIGTPVTQALVVVALGLFGTGTVAAYAGGIVLAALFGQLVMHYADGSFDHLPRRALPAVAAGALLCLVVLTTIGGHTKGLIAEPAGTASFVPSALGVLLIGLVQVCVVVAPGRARVRTIAHGAVARAVHQVRHAPMTIYLVYLCAMLLLAGIIGAASTTEWPGAVLDWVARPRTLMALVLLAVPAVLAFLLFERRGRGGPGVIRPGDRPVSRWDPVAAALGTGYGALGIVGFAVSGLTGTHHGPVLLGLPVDPMASVIHLLLGWYLLHAVRIGTAGTLWPWLVTAVACLPPLGSATGPAVGLYGATMAIAVFVAGTRLVTWSTRRSRARA
- a CDS encoding LCP family protein, with the protein product MSGVAATERIRPKTSRTTTTRARGPRSGMVAGRTLVALLSAVVLLATGYYWRVTDSFSDDLTKANVVEDTGEKPADGAVDILMVGMDSRTDAQGNPLSKEQLAMLNGGKSEGEINTDTLIMIRIPNDGGKAVGVSIPRDSYVDIPGFGKHKVNSAYGRGKLAARADLQKQGVTDQKELERRSNEAGAKSLIATLTKLTGATIDHYAEVNLLGFYDITNAIGGVEVCLNKATKDTLSGANFPAGVQTLQGVQALQFVRQRHGLPNGDIDRITRQQVFMGAMAKKMVSGDVLAPGSQVLDALKAAIAKSVVLDKNWDIMRFAQQMITVTGGDVDFETIPHGTIDLDTPGDGKAVQVDPTDVKKFVTGLLTGGAAPPSTSGDQAPTTAPDKPTVTVLNGSGRTGLAAEVADTLQNQGFTTGETGNAASRAKTVVRYAKGEDDNGTSVVDALGGKVGAEPDTNLGKGKVTVILGKDFTTTGTSTGEPLAGAPLLDLGARTAVQAGPPCVN
- a CDS encoding effector-associated constant component EACC1, translated to MTQAALTGTDDDLRDLATWLRDEDDLRGRVQVRNAPVAPGEMGGVIEALTLLLGGGGAGVLIRSVFTYLTTRRKAVVFDLELKDGDKELKVKLTNESRVEDVLAQAESFFEK